The sequence below is a genomic window from Serratia nevei.
CTCCGGCAAAGTCGTCGGTTCTTATTTCGTCGAGTGGGGCGTTTACGGGCGCAATTTCACCGTCGACAAGATCCCGGCGCAAAACCTGACCCACCTGCTGTACGGCTTTATCCCGATCTGCGGCGGCAACGGCATCAACGACAGCCTGAAAGAGATCGAAGGCAGTTTCCAGGCCTTGCAGCGCTCCTGTCAGGGCCGCGAGGACTTCAAGGTCTCGATCCACGATCCGTTTGCCGCGCTGCAAAAAGCGCAGAAGGGCGTCACCGCCTGGGATGACCCCTACAAGGGCAACTTCGGCCAGCTGATGGCGCTGAAGCAGGCGCGCCCTGACCTGAAAATCCTGCCGTCGATCGGCGGCTGGACGCTGTCTGACCCGTTCTTCTTCATGGGCGACAAGGTGAAGCGCGATCGCTTCGTCGGCTCGGTGAAAGAGTTCCTGCAGACCTGGAAGTTCTTCGACGGCGTGGATATCGACTGGGAGTTCCCGGGCGGCAAAGGCGCCAACCCGAACCTGGGCAGCCCGCAGGACGGGGAAACCTATGTGCTGTTGATGAAGGAGCTGCGGGCGATGCTGGATCAGCTGTCGGCGGAAACCGGCCGCAAGTATGAGCTGACCTCCGCCATCAGCGCCGGCAAGGACAAGATCGACAAGGTGGCTTATAACGTCGCGCAGAACTCGATGGATCACATCTTCCTGATGAGCTACGACTTCTACGGCGCCTTCGATCTGAAGAACCTGGGGCACCAGACCGCGCTGAATGCGCCGGCCTGGAAACCGGACACCGCCTACACCACGGTGAACGGCGTCAATGCGCTGCTGGCGCAGGGCGTCAAGCCGGGCAAGATCGTGGTCGGCACCGCCATGTATGGCCGCGGCTGGACCGGGGTGAACGGCTACCAGAACAATATTCCGTTTACCGGCACCGCCAGCGGGCCGGTTAAAGGCACCTGGGAGAACGGCATCGTGGACTACCGCCAAATCGCCAGCCAGTTCATGAGCGGCGAGTGGCAGTACACCTACGACGCCACGGCGGAAGCGCCTTACGTGTTCAAGCCTTCCACCGGCGATCTGATCACCTTCGACGATGCCCGCTCGGTGCAGGCCAAAGGCAAGTACGTGCTGGATAAGCAGTTGGGCGGCCTGTTCTCCTGGGAGATCGATGCGGACAACGGCGATATTCTCAACAGCATGAACGCCAGCCTGGGCAACAGCGCCGGCGTTCAATAATCGGTTGCAGTGCGTTGCCGGGGGAT
It includes:
- a CDS encoding glycosyl hydrolase family 18 protein — encoded protein: MRKFNKPLLALLIGSTLCSAAQAAAPGKPTIAWGNTKFAIVEVDQAATAYNNLVKVKNAADVSVSWNLWNGDTGTTAKILLNGKEAWSGPSTGSSGTANFKVNKGGRYQMQVALCNADGCTASDATEIVVADTDGSHLAPLKEPLLEKNKPYKQNSGKVVGSYFVEWGVYGRNFTVDKIPAQNLTHLLYGFIPICGGNGINDSLKEIEGSFQALQRSCQGREDFKVSIHDPFAALQKAQKGVTAWDDPYKGNFGQLMALKQARPDLKILPSIGGWTLSDPFFFMGDKVKRDRFVGSVKEFLQTWKFFDGVDIDWEFPGGKGANPNLGSPQDGETYVLLMKELRAMLDQLSAETGRKYELTSAISAGKDKIDKVAYNVAQNSMDHIFLMSYDFYGAFDLKNLGHQTALNAPAWKPDTAYTTVNGVNALLAQGVKPGKIVVGTAMYGRGWTGVNGYQNNIPFTGTASGPVKGTWENGIVDYRQIASQFMSGEWQYTYDATAEAPYVFKPSTGDLITFDDARSVQAKGKYVLDKQLGGLFSWEIDADNGDILNSMNASLGNSAGVQ